In the Bacillus sp. HSf4 genome, GAAAGCAGCGGACATAAAATTTTGGAATGGCTGAAGGATGGGAAAAATGTCGCTTTGGTCAGCGATGCGGGCATGCCGACAATCTCTGATCCAGGCGCCGAAATCGTCCGCGATTTTATCGCGATCGGCGGGTACGTTGTGCCTCTGCCGGGGGCGAATGCGGCTATGACCGCGCTGATCGCTTCGGGCATCGCTCCCCAGCCATTCTTCTTTTTCGGCTTTTTGGACCGGAATAAACGCGAAAGAAAAAAGCAGCTTGAGGCGTTGAAAAACAGGCGGGAAACGATGATTTTTTACGAATCTCCCCATCGGCTCAAGGAAACGCTGACGGCGATTTACGATGTGTTTGGCAACCGCAACATTGCCGTGACAAGAGAGCTGACAAAGAAATTTGAAGAATTTATAAGAGGGACGATCGAAGAAGTGCTGGCATGGACCGAGCAGGAGCAAGTGCGCGGAGAATTTTGCCTTGTGATTGAAGGGGCCGGCGAAGAGGTTGTCGAAGAAGCGCTTTGGTGGGAGAATCTATCAGAAAAAGAACATGTTGAATATTATATCGGCAAAGGACTCCATTCGAAAGAAGCGATCAAAAAAACCGCTGCCGACCGAAGCGTTCCCAAACGAAAAATTTATGAAGCCTACCATATACAAAACTAAAAAAACCGCTCTTGCTTCCGCAAGAACGGTTTTTGTATAATCAAAATAATTATTTTTGAGATTGAAGTTGTGCTTGAATCTCGTTGATGATTTGCTCAGCGCCTTCTGGGCTAAGAACCAATTTACCGCCGGCAAGTTTAAGGTTGTCATCAGAAACTTCACCTGTTACTTGGCAAGTCATGTTTGGTTTATATTTTTTCAAGATGATTTTTTCGTCGTCAACATAGATTTCAAGAGCGTCTTTTTCTGCGATTCCAAGTGTACGGCGAAGTTCAATCGGAATCACCACGCGTCCTAGCTCATCAACTTTACGTACGATACCTGTAGATTTCATATTCATTCTCCTCCCGAAAGATTCTTATTTTAATAGGTGTTATTATCTTCGTCATTATTCGACAAAATCCTTACAGTCCTAGCATAACAAGGTTTCCAATAAACGTCAATCATTTTCTTTTCTATTGATTGTAAAAATTACATCATATAGTCAAAAGACCTTGTGAGAATTGATTAAACAAGGGATTTGAAGATGATAAAACCAAGTTATAGTCTTGAAAAATGCCCTTAAATCAAGACTTTCGAACTAAGGTTTTTCTTCATATCGATTATATACGACATTATTCGACAATGAAAGCATTTTTTTGTCGAAGTATAATTTTTCTTTTCAAATCAAAAATTGTAATCGACTGCATTCATTGTTTGTCGACAATGTATATTTTCTTGAACTTAAAGGCTAAGATGGTATCATATATAGAGGGATTATATATTGAGTATATAGTGAATGAATGCACATGCCGCTCTCGTCCTTTGGGCGGGAGTTTTTTGACATTTTAATTGGGAGGTTCCATGATGCCGCAAGAAAAGAATACGTTTTACATTACAACACCGATCTACTATCCAAGTGGAAAGCTACATATTGGTCACGCCTACACAACCGTTGCCGGTGATGCGATGGCCCGGTACAAAAGACTGCGGGGCTTTGATGTAAGATACTTAACAGGAACAGATGAGCACGGACAGAAAATCCAACAAACAGCGGAGAAGGAGAATATCACTCCGCAGGAATTGGTCGATCGTGCGGCAGAAGACATTCAAGAGCTCTGGAAAAAGCTAGATATATCCAACGATGATTTCATTCGAACCACACAAGAACGGCATAAAAGTGTGATCGAAAAGGTTTTCCAAAAGCTGCTCGACAACGGCGATATTTATCTTGATCAATATGAGGGCTGGTACAGCATCCCTGATGAAACATTCTACACCGAAACACAGCTTGTCGATGTTGAACGCAATGAAAAAGGCGAGGTGATCGGCGGAAAAAGTCCTGACAGCGGGCACCCCGTTGAACTGATCAAGGAAGAATCCTATTTCTTCCGTATGGGGAAATACGCTGACCGCCTTCTCGCTTTCTATGAAGAGAATCCTGAATTCATTCAGCCTGAATCCCGCAAAAACGAAATGATCAACAATTTTATTAAACCGGGTCTTGAAGATTTAGCTGTCTCCAGAACGACATTTGACTGGGGCATCAAAGTGCCGGGAAATCCAAAGCATGTCATCTATGTATGGATCGATGCGCTGTTTAACTACATCACGGCTCTGGGCTTTAATACGGCAAATGATGAAAATTAT is a window encoding:
- the rsmI gene encoding 16S rRNA (cytidine(1402)-2'-O)-methyltransferase, translated to MINRQKSFAQQSEMGILYLVPTPIGNLEDMTFRAIDTLKEADVIAAEDTRQTKKLCHVYQIETQLVSYHEHNKESSGHKILEWLKDGKNVALVSDAGMPTISDPGAEIVRDFIAIGGYVVPLPGANAAMTALIASGIAPQPFFFFGFLDRNKRERKKQLEALKNRRETMIFYESPHRLKETLTAIYDVFGNRNIAVTRELTKKFEEFIRGTIEEVLAWTEQEQVRGEFCLVIEGAGEEVVEEALWWENLSEKEHVEYYIGKGLHSKEAIKKTAADRSVPKRKIYEAYHIQN
- a CDS encoding AbrB/MazE/SpoVT family DNA-binding domain-containing protein, whose translation is MNMKSTGIVRKVDELGRVVIPIELRRTLGIAEKDALEIYVDDEKIILKKYKPNMTCQVTGEVSDDNLKLAGGKLVLSPEGAEQIINEIQAQLQSQK